The following coding sequences are from one Shewanella violacea DSS12 window:
- a CDS encoding MarR family winged helix-turn-helix transcriptional regulator, translating to MKSTEDQLNHVMVEFYEKLSSWEQAVVKDNGYSLPQIHTVEILGGHGAMRMKELADKLGVTTGTLTVQIDKMVKSDLVTRKPHESDRRSILVELSSRGQELFREHDALHLQLTAELTAEFSDAERMQLLNFMKRINAEF from the coding sequence ATGAAGTCTACTGAAGATCAGTTAAATCATGTCATGGTTGAGTTCTATGAAAAACTTTCTTCCTGGGAACAGGCTGTGGTGAAAGATAATGGCTACAGTTTACCTCAGATCCACACGGTTGAAATCTTAGGTGGCCATGGGGCTATGAGGATGAAGGAGCTGGCAGATAAACTTGGAGTAACCACAGGTACACTGACGGTACAAATAGATAAGATGGTTAAATCTGATCTAGTAACTCGTAAGCCCCACGAGTCGGATAGACGCTCAATCTTAGTTGAACTCAGTTCAAGAGGACAAGAATTGTTTCGAGAGCATGATGCTTTGCATCTGCAGCTAACGGCAGAGCTTACTGCTGAGTTTTCTGATGCGGAGAGAATGCAGCTACTTAATTTTATGAAACGCATCAATGCTGAATTTTAA
- the dmeF gene encoding CDF family Co(II)/Ni(II) efflux transporter DmeF, producing MNKISHASEKWQHTHNFSSVSDAGERNTRYVLYLTVVTMVAEITAGTVYGSMALLADGWHMGTHAAAFMITLFAFNYSRKHANNPEFTFGTGKVSVLGGFTSAIALGLVAIIMLVESVMRVFSPHEIQFNQAIMVAIIGLTVNVISVFLLKDHHTHDHSHGHSHSHSHDHSHSNSHVAEDAHEQTHDHNLKAAYFHVLADALTSILAIGALLLGKLYGLNWLDPIMGIVGSIIITRWAWQLLKQTAPILLDASIENDYKQEIVQAIESDTQDEVSDIHVWRISADHYAAEIAIVTRVPEETDFYREKLSQFTRLNHLTIEVNTSNQAECSG from the coding sequence ATGAATAAAATAAGTCATGCTTCAGAAAAATGGCAACACACACATAATTTTTCATCGGTCAGCGATGCCGGGGAGCGTAATACCCGTTATGTACTCTACTTGACTGTGGTGACCATGGTTGCCGAAATCACTGCGGGAACTGTTTACGGCTCCATGGCATTATTGGCTGATGGCTGGCATATGGGAACCCATGCCGCTGCATTTATGATCACACTTTTTGCATTTAATTACTCAAGAAAACATGCTAATAACCCGGAATTCACCTTTGGTACGGGTAAAGTCAGTGTGCTAGGTGGCTTTACCAGTGCCATAGCCTTAGGTTTAGTGGCAATCATCATGTTAGTAGAGTCTGTTATGCGAGTCTTTAGTCCACATGAGATTCAATTTAACCAGGCTATTATGGTTGCCATAATCGGACTTACCGTGAACGTGATCAGTGTTTTTCTATTAAAGGATCATCACACACACGATCATTCTCATGGCCACTCCCACAGTCATTCACATGATCATTCCCATTCCAATAGTCATGTTGCAGAAGATGCCCATGAACAGACTCATGATCATAATTTAAAGGCCGCATACTTCCATGTGCTTGCGGATGCACTGACATCAATACTCGCCATCGGTGCCCTATTGTTGGGTAAACTCTACGGATTAAACTGGTTAGACCCCATCATGGGGATCGTCGGTTCGATTATCATCACCAGGTGGGCGTGGCAGTTATTAAAGCAAACGGCACCGATACTGTTAGATGCGAGTATCGAAAATGACTACAAGCAAGAGATAGTTCAGGCTATCGAGTCTGATACCCAAGATGAAGTTTCGGATATTCATGTATGGCGAATAAGCGCCGATCACTATGCTGCCGAAATTGCCATAGTAACTCGAGTGCCCGAAGAAACAGACTTTTACAGGGAAAAACTGAGTCAGTTTACCCGTCTTAATCATTTGACCATTGAAGTTAATACCTCAAATCAGGCAGAATGTAGCGGGTAA
- a CDS encoding bifunctional 4-hydroxy-2-oxoglutarate aldolase/2-dehydro-3-deoxy-phosphogluconate aldolase, with protein sequence MPENNWSLQPQDIFKRSPIVPVMVINKIEDAVPLARALVAGGISVLEVTLRTPCALEAITKIAKEVPDALVGAGTVLNEEQLQQAVDAGAQFIITPGATPSLLEAAMAGNIPLIPGVASISEVMVGMSLGYTNFKFFPAEASGGVNALKAFSGPLADIRFCPTGGITPSSYRDYLALKNVDCIGGSWIAPTDAMEQGDWSRITDLCKEAISGI encoded by the coding sequence ATGCCTGAGAATAACTGGTCATTACAACCACAAGATATTTTTAAACGCAGCCCTATTGTTCCTGTCATGGTGATCAATAAGATAGAAGATGCCGTTCCTTTGGCCAGGGCACTTGTTGCCGGCGGGATCAGTGTACTGGAAGTGACCTTACGTACGCCTTGTGCGCTAGAAGCTATCACCAAAATTGCTAAGGAAGTTCCCGATGCACTTGTCGGTGCAGGCACTGTCTTAAATGAAGAACAACTGCAGCAAGCTGTCGATGCCGGAGCTCAATTTATTATCACCCCGGGTGCGACACCTAGCTTGCTTGAAGCGGCGATGGCGGGGAATATTCCCTTGATACCGGGCGTTGCCAGTATCTCTGAAGTGATGGTGGGTATGTCACTTGGATATACTAATTTTAAGTTCTTCCCAGCCGAAGCATCGGGCGGAGTCAATGCACTCAAAGCTTTCTCTGGCCCACTTGCTGACATTCGTTTCTGCCCAACCGGTGGAATAACACCGAGCAGCTATCGCGATTATCTGGCACTTAAGAATGTCGATTGTATTGGTGGTAGCTGGATAGCTCCGACAGATGCGATGGAGCAGGGTGATTGGTCTCGTATTACAGATCTCTGTAAAGAAGCCATAAGCGGGATCTGA
- the edd gene encoding phosphogluconate dehydratase, translated as MHAVVQSVTDRIIERSKVSRAKYLAALNEAKQKGVHRSSLSCGNLAHGFAACNPDDKQSIKGLTKANIGIVTSFNDMLSAHQPYESYPDLLKQACAEVGSVAQVAAGVPAMCDGVTQGQPGMELSLLSREVIAMSTAIGLSHNMFDGALLLGICDKIVPGLLIGALSFGHLPMLFVPAGPMKSGIPNKEKARIRQKFAQGKVDRAELLEAESASYHSAGTCTFYGTANSNQLMLEVMGLQLPGSSFVNPDDPLREVLSKTAAKQVCRLTEMGTQYTPIGEIVNEKSIVNGIVALLATGGSTNLTMHIVAAARAAGVIVNWDDFSELSDAVPLVARVYPNGHADINHFHAAGGMAFLIKELLDAGMLHEDVNTVAGYGLRRYTQEPRLIDGEIKWVEGQVTSLDAEVLTSVTAPFQANGGLKLLKGNLGRAVIKVSAVSEQHRVVEAPAVVIDDQNKLEAIFKAGDLDKDCVVVVKGQGPKAVGMPELHKLTPILGTLQDRGFKVALLTDGRMSGASGKVPAAIHLTPEALDGGLIAKVQSGDMIRVDALTGELTLLVSDAELATRVAEKVELRKTNYGMGRELFGALRSNLSSPETGARCTSAIDEIF; from the coding sequence ATGCACGCAGTTGTACAATCTGTAACCGATAGGATTATCGAACGCAGCAAAGTGTCACGAGCTAAATACCTGGCGGCGCTCAATGAAGCAAAACAAAAAGGCGTTCATCGCAGCTCTTTGAGTTGTGGTAACTTGGCTCATGGTTTTGCAGCTTGTAATCCAGATGATAAGCAATCAATCAAAGGCCTAACGAAGGCTAACATTGGCATAGTTACGTCATTTAACGACATGCTTTCGGCTCACCAGCCCTATGAAAGCTATCCGGACCTTTTGAAGCAAGCCTGCGCCGAAGTGGGTAGTGTGGCCCAGGTTGCAGCTGGCGTGCCAGCCATGTGCGACGGTGTGACTCAAGGTCAACCCGGCATGGAACTCAGTCTTCTAAGCCGTGAAGTCATTGCTATGTCGACTGCAATAGGCCTGTCTCATAACATGTTCGATGGTGCCTTGTTACTGGGTATATGTGACAAAATCGTACCGGGTCTGTTAATCGGAGCCCTGAGCTTCGGTCATCTGCCTATGTTATTTGTGCCTGCTGGTCCGATGAAATCAGGCATTCCTAACAAAGAGAAGGCCCGTATTCGTCAGAAATTTGCTCAAGGTAAGGTAGACAGAGCAGAGTTACTCGAAGCTGAATCAGCCTCTTATCACAGTGCTGGTACTTGTACCTTCTATGGTACGGCTAACAGCAACCAGTTGATGCTCGAAGTCATGGGTCTGCAATTACCTGGCTCGTCGTTTGTTAATCCAGATGATCCATTAAGAGAAGTGCTCAGCAAGACTGCTGCAAAGCAAGTTTGTCGCCTGACTGAGATGGGGACTCAATACACGCCTATCGGTGAGATTGTAAACGAGAAATCCATCGTAAATGGGATCGTCGCGCTATTGGCCACAGGCGGTTCGACTAACCTTACCATGCACATTGTCGCGGCTGCGCGTGCTGCCGGAGTCATAGTCAACTGGGATGATTTCTCAGAGTTATCGGATGCTGTGCCCCTAGTTGCTCGGGTATATCCGAATGGCCATGCGGACATCAACCATTTCCACGCCGCAGGCGGTATGGCTTTCTTAATTAAAGAGCTACTCGATGCGGGTATGCTCCATGAAGACGTCAATACAGTTGCGGGTTATGGACTTCGTCGTTATACCCAAGAGCCGAGATTAATCGATGGCGAAATTAAGTGGGTAGAAGGTCAAGTCACCAGTCTGGATGCCGAGGTATTAACTTCGGTTACGGCGCCATTCCAAGCCAACGGTGGTTTGAAACTGCTAAAAGGTAATTTGGGCCGCGCTGTCATCAAGGTGTCTGCTGTATCTGAGCAACATAGAGTTGTTGAGGCTCCAGCGGTTGTCATCGATGACCAAAATAAACTCGAAGCCATCTTTAAAGCTGGCGATCTTGATAAAGATTGTGTCGTTGTCGTCAAGGGGCAGGGCCCTAAGGCTGTCGGTATGCCTGAGTTACATAAGCTCACTCCAATACTTGGGACACTTCAAGATCGTGGTTTTAAGGTCGCTCTATTGACCGACGGTCGCATGTCAGGAGCCTCGGGGAAAGTGCCTGCAGCTATTCACCTTACACCTGAAGCGCTCGATGGTGGCTTGATTGCCAAGGTGCAATCCGGTGACATGATCCGTGTCGATGCATTAACTGGTGAGCTTACCCTATTGGTTAGTGACGCAGAATTAGCGACGCGCGTGGCGGAAAAAGTTGAGCTTCGTAAAACGAATTACGGTATGGGCCGAGAGTTATTCGGTGCATTAAGATCAAATTTAAGTAGTCCTGAAACAGGTGCTCGCTGCACCAGCGCCATCGACGAAATCTTTTAA
- the pgl gene encoding 6-phosphogluconolactonase, translating into MIKESVFKSFDDKTALENQLAERIAKQLQEAVDTRGQASLIVSGGSTPVKLFQLLSHKNVEWSEVYITLADERWVDNDSDASNEKLVRTHLLQNKAHTAKFRGLKNMFSSPEEGCAMAIEQLANFSNPFDVVVLGMGNDGHTCSWFPCSKEIEEALSTEKLCVAVNPGSAPNPRLSLSKTAILASRQIYLHIVGEKKLSVYRQALENEDANTMPIRAVLAQHKTPVDVYWSA; encoded by the coding sequence ATGATTAAAGAAAGTGTGTTCAAATCGTTTGATGATAAGACAGCATTGGAAAACCAGCTGGCTGAGCGTATTGCTAAGCAACTACAGGAAGCGGTAGATACCCGCGGTCAGGCAAGTCTGATTGTGTCTGGTGGCTCGACCCCGGTAAAACTCTTTCAACTGCTTAGTCATAAAAATGTTGAATGGAGTGAGGTGTATATCACTCTCGCCGATGAACGTTGGGTCGACAATGACTCTGATGCTTCTAACGAGAAGCTTGTCAGGACTCACCTGTTACAAAATAAGGCTCATACCGCCAAATTTCGTGGTCTTAAAAATATGTTCTCTTCTCCGGAAGAGGGTTGTGCGATGGCTATCGAACAACTGGCTAATTTCTCTAATCCGTTCGATGTCGTCGTTCTGGGAATGGGTAATGACGGACATACTTGCTCTTGGTTCCCATGCTCTAAGGAGATAGAAGAAGCCTTGTCGACAGAGAAGTTATGTGTGGCTGTTAATCCAGGTTCTGCACCTAATCCAAGGCTGTCTCTGTCAAAGACGGCGATCTTGGCTAGTCGCCAAATCTATCTACATATAGTCGGTGAGAAGAAGCTATCAGTTTATCGCCAAGCGCTTGAAAATGAAGACGCTAACACTATGCCTATCAGAGCCGTATTGGCACAACATAAGACACCAGTGGACGTTTACTGGAGCGCTTAA
- the zwf gene encoding glucose-6-phosphate dehydrogenase, which produces MGITTPGAKACDFVLFGTKGDLARRKLLPSLYQLDKAGLLNVDTKVIGVAKDAFTQEEFKALVDKALKTFVKEDLCQETVERFLLRCHYIGTNFTESEGYKPFHDILEPEKRVMVSYFATPPVIFGDICRCLNEQKLIYPDSRVVLEKPIGYDLESSKIINDNVSAFFNENQIYRIDHYLGKETVQNLITLRFANSLFSSKWDNRTIDHVQITVAEEVGIEGRWGYFDKAGQMRDMIQNHLLQVLTLVAMDPPVNLDADSIRDEKVKVLKSLRPINSDNIYENTVRGQYASGFLQGSPVPGYLEEEGANTQSNAETFVALRIDIDNWRWAGVPFYLRSGKRMPAKSSEIVVYFKNPPHNLYSSSYRNLPPNKLTIRLQPHEGVEIQMMNKVPGLEQKQRIQTTKLDLSFSETFKNERIADAYERLLLEAMLGNQALFVRRDEVEQAWTWVDGIIQAWEESNEKPKPYPAGSWGPVASVALIAKDGRSWDE; this is translated from the coding sequence ATGGGCATAACAACACCAGGAGCCAAAGCTTGTGATTTTGTCTTGTTTGGTACTAAAGGTGATTTGGCGCGGCGTAAATTACTTCCTTCTTTATATCAGTTAGACAAAGCTGGGTTACTGAATGTCGACACTAAAGTAATTGGCGTAGCTAAAGATGCTTTCACTCAAGAAGAATTTAAAGCGTTAGTCGATAAAGCCCTGAAGACCTTTGTAAAAGAGGATCTTTGTCAGGAGACTGTCGAGCGCTTCTTACTACGATGCCATTATATAGGGACGAACTTTACTGAGTCTGAAGGTTACAAACCTTTCCATGACATACTCGAGCCCGAGAAAAGGGTGATGGTCAGTTATTTTGCGACGCCGCCAGTGATCTTCGGTGATATCTGTCGCTGCCTTAATGAGCAAAAATTAATCTATCCTGATTCACGTGTCGTATTAGAAAAACCCATAGGTTACGATCTCGAATCTTCTAAAATCATCAACGACAATGTTTCTGCCTTCTTCAATGAAAATCAAATTTACCGTATCGATCACTACCTAGGTAAAGAAACCGTTCAGAATCTGATCACACTTCGTTTTGCCAATTCATTGTTTTCCTCTAAATGGGATAACCGAACCATAGATCATGTACAGATCACGGTTGCTGAAGAGGTAGGTATCGAAGGCCGTTGGGGGTATTTCGATAAAGCAGGTCAGATGCGTGACATGATCCAGAATCATCTGTTGCAGGTACTGACTCTTGTAGCCATGGATCCTCCGGTTAACCTAGATGCCGACAGTATACGTGATGAGAAAGTGAAAGTGCTCAAATCACTTCGTCCTATCAATTCAGATAATATCTATGAGAATACGGTTCGCGGTCAATACGCCTCTGGATTCTTGCAAGGTTCACCGGTTCCCGGTTATCTGGAAGAGGAGGGCGCCAATACTCAGTCTAATGCTGAGACGTTCGTTGCCTTAAGAATTGACATCGATAACTGGCGTTGGGCCGGAGTACCATTCTATCTTCGCAGTGGTAAACGTATGCCAGCCAAGAGTTCTGAAATTGTCGTTTATTTCAAGAACCCACCTCATAACCTTTATAGCTCAAGCTATAGGAACTTACCGCCAAATAAATTGACGATTCGACTTCAGCCCCACGAAGGTGTCGAAATTCAGATGATGAATAAGGTTCCGGGTCTTGAGCAAAAGCAAAGAATACAGACCACCAAACTCGATTTAAGCTTCTCCGAGACCTTTAAAAATGAGCGTATCGCAGATGCCTATGAGCGTCTGTTACTCGAAGCTATGTTGGGTAATCAGGCACTATTTGTCCGTCGGGATGAAGTGGAACAGGCTTGGACTTGGGTCGATGGAATCATTCAAGCTTGGGAAGAAAGCAACGAGAAGCCAAAACCCTATCCTGCTGGCAGTTGGGGCCCAGTGGCATCTGTTGCCTTGATAGCTAAAGACGGCCGTTCTTGGGACGAGTAA
- a CDS encoding MurR/RpiR family transcriptional regulator, whose protein sequence is MNTLEKVQKSLTHFSKSERKVAEVILASPQTAIHSSIATLAKMADVSEPTVNRFCRRLDTKGFPDFKLHLAQSLANGTPYVSRHVEEDDTPESYTTKIFESSMASLDTARQSIDTTAINKAVDILTQAKKISFFGLGASASVAHDAQNKFFRFNVPVICFDDVLMQRMSCINSGEGDVIVLISHTGRTKSMIDIARIARENGAAVIGITTLDSPLSIECTLPITMEVPEDTDMYLPMASRLAQLVVIDVLATGFTLRRGPRFRESLKRVKEVLKESRIDKDSIM, encoded by the coding sequence ATGAATACCCTAGAAAAGGTCCAAAAAAGCCTCACACATTTTAGTAAATCAGAGCGGAAAGTTGCTGAAGTCATTTTGGCTTCTCCACAGACGGCGATCCACTCAAGTATTGCCACTCTGGCTAAGATGGCCGACGTGAGTGAACCCACAGTTAACCGCTTCTGCCGTCGTTTAGACACCAAGGGCTTTCCGGATTTTAAACTCCACCTAGCTCAAAGTTTAGCTAACGGGACACCCTATGTCAGCCGTCATGTGGAAGAAGATGACACTCCTGAGTCCTATACAACAAAAATATTCGAATCATCAATGGCTTCTCTCGATACCGCCAGGCAGAGCATAGATACGACTGCTATCAACAAGGCCGTCGATATACTGACCCAAGCGAAGAAAATTTCTTTCTTTGGTCTAGGTGCCTCAGCCTCAGTGGCTCATGATGCGCAGAATAAGTTCTTTCGATTCAATGTTCCCGTCATCTGTTTTGATGACGTTTTGATGCAACGTATGAGCTGTATCAACAGTGGAGAAGGCGACGTTATCGTGCTTATATCACACACAGGCAGAACCAAGTCTATGATTGATATAGCTAGGATAGCCCGTGAAAATGGCGCTGCTGTAATAGGCATAACAACCCTAGACTCACCACTATCAATTGAATGCACACTGCCTATAACCATGGAAGTTCCTGAAGATACGGATATGTATTTACCTATGGCATCTCGCTTAGCTCAATTGGTTGTCATTGACGTATTAGCAACCGGCTTTACTTTACGCCGTGGACCTAGATTCAGAGAGAGCTTAAAGCGGGTGAAAGAAGTGTTAAAAGAATCCAGAATCGACAAAGATTCTATAATGTAA
- the pyk gene encoding pyruvate kinase, whose amino-acid sequence MFRRTKIVTTLGPATDRDDNLRRIIKAGANVVRLNFSHGSAEDHIKRAKDTRRIAAELGVHVAVLGDLQGPKIRVSTFKDNKKVQLDLGQSFILDADLAKGEGDEKQVGIDYKELPNDVCIGDILMLDDGRVQLRVESVDGNKVHTTVTVAGPLSNNKGINKQGGGLSAAALTEKDKRDILTAAEIQVDYLAVSFPRTGADLDYARELALKAGCKALIVSKVERAEAVATDEAMDDVIRASDIVMVARGDLGVEIGDPALVAVQKKLIRRARQLNKSVITATQMMESMITSPMPTRAEVMDVANAVLDGTDAVMLSAETAAGDFPEETVKAMAEVCLGAELHPSVQVSKHRLDQSFDSVEETIALSTMYAANHLKGIKAIIALTESGATPQLMSRISSALPIFALSRHEVTLAKMAVYRGVQAVHFDSTNISAEDVARKALETLTAAGYLKSGDMVLMTKGDSMETIGGTNTSKVLIVA is encoded by the coding sequence ATGTTCCGCAGAACCAAAATCGTAACAACTTTGGGTCCCGCTACCGATCGCGATGACAACTTACGCCGCATAATTAAAGCAGGCGCAAATGTTGTTCGTCTTAACTTTTCCCACGGCTCAGCTGAAGACCATATTAAGCGAGCTAAAGATACCCGCAGAATCGCCGCCGAACTCGGTGTTCATGTCGCTGTTCTGGGTGATCTTCAAGGTCCGAAAATTCGAGTCTCTACCTTCAAAGACAACAAAAAAGTTCAGCTAGACCTAGGTCAAAGCTTTATCTTAGATGCTGATCTTGCCAAGGGTGAAGGCGATGAGAAGCAAGTCGGTATCGATTATAAAGAGTTGCCAAACGATGTCTGTATCGGCGATATCCTTATGTTAGATGACGGCCGTGTGCAGCTAAGAGTCGAAAGTGTTGACGGCAATAAGGTACACACAACTGTCACAGTTGCTGGTCCCTTATCCAATAACAAGGGCATCAACAAGCAAGGTGGTGGTCTATCTGCTGCAGCGCTAACCGAGAAAGATAAGCGCGACATTCTTACAGCGGCAGAAATTCAAGTTGATTATCTTGCGGTTTCTTTCCCTCGTACGGGTGCAGATCTTGATTATGCACGTGAACTTGCCCTTAAAGCCGGCTGTAAGGCACTTATCGTGTCTAAAGTTGAACGCGCAGAAGCCGTTGCGACAGACGAAGCTATGGATGATGTGATCAGAGCATCCGATATCGTCATGGTTGCCCGTGGTGACTTAGGTGTCGAGATTGGTGACCCAGCACTTGTTGCAGTACAGAAGAAACTCATTAGGCGAGCTCGTCAGCTTAACAAGAGCGTGATCACAGCAACTCAGATGATGGAGTCTATGATCACCAGCCCAATGCCAACTCGTGCTGAAGTCATGGATGTGGCTAATGCTGTTCTCGACGGTACTGATGCTGTGATGCTATCTGCAGAAACTGCGGCAGGTGACTTCCCGGAAGAAACCGTCAAGGCGATGGCTGAAGTCTGTCTTGGTGCAGAATTACACCCAAGTGTACAAGTCTCTAAGCATAGACTCGATCAAAGCTTCGATTCTGTTGAAGAAACGATTGCGCTATCGACCATGTATGCAGCTAATCACCTTAAAGGTATCAAGGCGATCATTGCATTAACTGAATCTGGTGCGACTCCTCAGTTGATGTCTCGTATCAGCTCAGCTTTGCCTATTTTTGCCTTGTCACGCCATGAAGTGACATTAGCCAAGATGGCTGTATATCGCGGTGTACAAGCTGTACATTTCGACTCTACTAATATCAGTGCCGAAGATGTTGCTCGTAAAGCGTTAGAAACACTAACTGCTGCTGGTTACCTCAAGAGTGGCGATATGGTCCTAATGACTAAAGGTGATTCGATGGAAACTATCGGCGGAACCAATACCAGTAAGGTATTGATCGTCGCTTAA
- a CDS encoding acyl-CoA dehydrogenase translates to MTLFILALLIIIVLFCVKNIRIQFITRPAFSFFKKVLPPLSDTEKEAMEAGDVWWEGELFRGKPNWETLHSYGKPKLTAEEQDFLNNQVMTALTMIDDYDIVQNRKDLPPELWQYFKDEGFFALIIPKQYGGKAFSAYANSTIVSKIASRSVSAAVTVMVPNSLGPGELLTHYGTQEQREHWLPKLASGEAVPCFALTGPEAGSDAGSIPDEGIVCRQEFEGEEILGLKLNWDKRYITLAPVATVLGLAFQMRDPDGLLGDKVALGITCALIPTDHAGVKIGNRHNPLNMAFMNGTTQGEDVFIPLDWIIGGPQYAGRGWRMLVECLSAGRGISLPALATAAGHTATKTTTAYTYVRHQFGLSIGNFEGVQEALARIIANTYQLEAARRLTTTGIDLKVKPSVVTAIAKYHMTEMSRDVLNDAMDIQSGKGIQLGPKNYLGHPYMANPISITVEGANILTRSLMIFGQGATRCHPYVLAEMETAAMDDKEAALERFDSLLLGHIGYTVRNAFSSVFCALTASRFNQTPVSGETQQYYRDMSRLSSALAFMTDVSMLIMGGDLKRKEMISARMGDVLSELYLGSATLKLFEDNGRQHDDLPAVRYVMATRLQKAAQALEGTLRNFPNRPVAWLMRALIFPLGNHFNGVTDKMAVTLVQGMSKPGPARDRITFLCPEFEGDTSGIAEVESAFIAQFNCRQIHKKIKMAQRGGSLPKKMSNLALFKLAHETLIIDAVELESVLAADKLRLAAINVDDFSSL, encoded by the coding sequence ATGACTCTGTTCATACTTGCACTCTTGATCATTATCGTGCTCTTTTGTGTTAAAAATATCAGGATCCAGTTCATCACCCGTCCTGCATTTTCATTTTTTAAGAAGGTTCTCCCGCCGTTATCTGATACTGAGAAGGAAGCGATGGAGGCCGGTGATGTCTGGTGGGAAGGTGAACTTTTCAGAGGTAAGCCTAACTGGGAAACCTTACATAGCTATGGCAAGCCTAAACTTACCGCAGAAGAGCAAGACTTTCTCAATAATCAGGTGATGACAGCACTGACCATGATCGATGATTATGACATAGTGCAAAACCGTAAGGATCTTCCACCTGAACTTTGGCAATATTTTAAGGATGAAGGATTTTTTGCTCTGATCATTCCTAAGCAGTATGGGGGCAAAGCTTTCTCTGCATATGCTAACTCGACCATAGTCAGTAAAATTGCCAGCCGCAGCGTCAGTGCCGCTGTTACTGTTATGGTGCCCAATTCTTTAGGTCCGGGCGAATTGCTCACTCATTACGGCACACAAGAGCAGAGAGAACATTGGTTACCTAAATTGGCCAGTGGTGAAGCTGTGCCTTGTTTTGCACTCACGGGACCTGAAGCAGGTTCCGATGCAGGTTCCATTCCCGATGAAGGTATCGTCTGTCGTCAAGAGTTTGAAGGCGAAGAGATTCTGGGTCTTAAGCTTAACTGGGATAAGCGTTACATTACCTTAGCTCCGGTGGCTACGGTACTCGGTCTGGCCTTTCAGATGCGAGATCCTGATGGCTTGTTAGGTGATAAAGTGGCTCTGGGTATAACCTGCGCCTTGATACCTACAGATCACGCCGGTGTGAAGATAGGGAATAGACATAACCCGCTCAACATGGCATTCATGAATGGCACGACTCAAGGAGAAGATGTCTTTATTCCATTAGATTGGATCATAGGGGGACCACAATATGCAGGCCGAGGTTGGCGCATGTTGGTGGAATGTTTATCTGCAGGTCGAGGGATATCATTACCGGCACTGGCAACGGCTGCAGGTCACACCGCAACGAAGACAACCACTGCATACACTTATGTCAGGCATCAGTTTGGCCTTTCTATCGGTAATTTCGAAGGTGTGCAAGAGGCGCTTGCCCGAATTATTGCCAACACTTACCAGTTGGAAGCGGCAAGACGCTTAACGACAACGGGTATAGACCTAAAAGTGAAACCATCGGTAGTCACGGCAATTGCAAAATATCATATGACTGAGATGAGCCGTGATGTGCTTAACGATGCCATGGATATTCAATCGGGTAAGGGCATTCAACTGGGCCCGAAAAACTACCTGGGTCACCCTTATATGGCGAATCCCATCTCAATTACGGTAGAAGGGGCTAATATCCTTACCCGTAGCCTGATGATATTCGGCCAGGGAGCGACTCGTTGCCATCCATATGTACTCGCTGAGATGGAAACTGCGGCAATGGATGACAAAGAAGCCGCATTGGAACGTTTCGATTCGCTGCTTCTGGGTCATATTGGTTATACGGTCCGTAATGCATTCAGTTCGGTGTTTTGTGCGTTAACGGCTAGTCGTTTTAATCAGACTCCTGTGAGCGGTGAGACTCAGCAATATTATAGGGACATGTCGAGACTCTCATCGGCGTTGGCATTTATGACCGATGTTTCCATGTTGATCATGGGTGGAGATCTTAAGCGAAAAGAGATGATATCAGCAAGAATGGGTGATGTGCTCAGTGAGCTTTATTTAGGTTCTGCAACATTGAAACTCTTCGAAGATAACGGTCGTCAGCATGATGATCTACCCGCGGTTCGCTATGTAATGGCTACCCGATTACAAAAAGCGGCTCAGGCTTTGGAAGGTACTCTACGTAATTTCCCTAACCGTCCAGTAGCTTGGCTGATGAGGGCACTTATATTTCCTCTGGGTAACCATTTTAATGGTGTGACTGACAAGATGGCCGTCACACTGGTTCAAGGCATGTCAAAGCCAGGACCTGCACGTGATCGTATTACCTTCTTATGTCCTGAATTTGAGGGAGATACCAGTGGGATTGCCGAAGTTGAAAGTGCCTTTATCGCACAGTTTAACTGTAGGCAGATCCATAAAAAGATAAAAATGGCCCAGCGAGGCGGTTCTTTACCTAAGAAGATGAGTAACTTGGCTTTATTTAAATTAGCCCACGAGACACTCATTATCGATGCGGTTGAGTTGGAGTCTGTGCTTGCTGCCGATAAGTTGAGATTGGCTGCAATCAATGTCGATGACTTTAGTTCATTGTAA